One genomic region from Equus asinus isolate D_3611 breed Donkey chromosome 8, EquAss-T2T_v2, whole genome shotgun sequence encodes:
- the MMP11 gene encoding stromelysin-3 isoform X1, whose product MARPAGLCCAAPRALLLLLLLLLLLPPPLLLARAPRLPDAHRRHPLRRGLQPWHEAPPSSLAPGPAAQEVTRPAGGPSPPRCGVPDPPDGPSARNRQKRFVLSGGRWEKTELTYRILRFPWQLVREQVRQTVAEALQVWSEVTPLTFTEVHEGHADITIDFTRYWHGDNLPFDGPGGILAHAFFPKTHREGDVHFDYDETWTIGDNQGTDLLQVAAHEFGHVLGLQHTTAAKALMSPFYTFRYPLSLSPDDRRGIQHLYGRPRPAPTSRPPALGPQAGVDTNEIAPLEPEAPPDACEVSFDAVSTIRGELFFFKAGFVWRLRGGRLQPGYPALASRHWQGLPSPVDAAFEDAQGHIWFFQDRERRLGESVAVVAAGQACGGWPWQLGSSVAASPLWQVLSTGCMTARSQSWVPHPSRSWACWGPQSTPLWSGAPRRTRSTSSVAETTGASTPARAVWTVPCPAGSLTGEGCRLRSMPPSRMLTATPTSCVAASTGSLTL is encoded by the exons GACGCCCACCGCCGCCACCCACTGAGGAGGGGGCTGCAGCCCTGGCATGAAGCTCCTCCCAGCAGCCTGGCGCCTGGCCCTGCTGCCCAGGAGGTGACCCGGCCGGCTGGCGGCCCCAGCCCTCCCCGCTGTGGTGTGCCTGACCCGCCTGACGGGCCAAGTGCCCGCAACCGACAAAAGCGCTTCGTGCTGTCGGGAGGGCGCTGGGAGAAGACAGAGCTCACCTACAG gatcCTCCGGTTCCCATGGCAGCTGGTGCGGGAGCAGGTGCGGCAGACGGTGGCAGAGGCCCTACAGGTGTGGAGCGAGGTGACGCCACTCACCTTCACTGAAGTGCACGAGGGCCATGCTGACATCACGATCGACTTCACCAG gtACTGGCATGGGGACAATCTGCCATTTGATGGACCTGGGGGCATCCTGGCCCATGCCTTCTTCCCCAAGACCCACCGAGAAGGGGATGTCCACTTTGACTATGACGAGACCTGGACTATCGGGGACAACCAGG GAACAGACCTCCTTCAGGTGGCAGCCCACGAATTTGGCCACGTGCTTGGGCTGCAGCACACGACGGCTGCTAAGGCCCTTATGTCCCCTTTCTACACCTTCCGCTACCCGCTGAGCCTCAGCCCAGATGACCGCAGGGGCATCCAGCACCTATATGGCCGGCCTcggccagcccccacctccaggcccccGGCCCTGGGCCCGCAGGCTGGGGTGGACACCAACGAGATTGCACCGCTGGAG ccGGAAGCCCCACCAGATGCCTGCGAGGTCTCCTTTGACGCGGTCTCCACCATCCGTGGCGAGCTCTTCTTCTTCAAGGCAGGCTTCGTGTGGCGGCTGCGTGGGGGCCGGCTGCAGCCTGGCTACCCTGCACTGGCCTCTCGCCACTGGCAGGGACTGCCCAGCCCTGTGGACGCAGCCTTCGAGGATGCTCAGGGCCACATCTGGTTCTTCCAAG ACAGGGAACGGAGGCTGGGAGAGTCTGTGGCGGTGGTGGCGGCTGGGCAGGCCTGTGGTGGCTGGCCATGGCAGTTGGGCAGCTCTGTTGCAGCCTCCCCCCTCTGGCAGGTGCTCAGTACTGGGTGTATGACGGCGAGAAGCCAGTCCTGGGTCCCGCACCCCTCTCGGAGCTGGGCCTGCTGGGGGCCCCAGTCCACGCCGCTTTGGTCTGGGGCCCCGAGAAGAACAAGATCTACTTCTTCTGTGGCGGAGACTACTGGCGCTTCCACCCCAGCACGCGCCGTGTGGACAGTCCCGTGCCCCGCCGGGTCACTGACTGGCGAGGGGTGCCGTCTGAGATCGATGCCGCCTTCCAGGATGCTGACG gcTACGCCTACTTCCTGCGTGGCCGCCTCTACTGGAAGTTTGACCCTGTGA
- the MMP11 gene encoding stromelysin-3 isoform X2 — translation MARPAGLCCAAPRALLLLLLLLLLLPPPLLLARAPRLPDAHRRHPLRRGLQPWHEAPPSSLAPGPAAQEVTRPAGGPSPPRCGVPDPPDGPSARNRQKRFVLSGGRWEKTELTYRILRFPWQLVREQVRQTVAEALQVWSEVTPLTFTEVHEGHADITIDFTRYWHGDNLPFDGPGGILAHAFFPKTHREGDVHFDYDETWTIGDNQGTDLLQVAAHEFGHVLGLQHTTAAKALMSPFYTFRYPLSLSPDDRRGIQHLYGRPRPAPTSRPPALGPQAGVDTNEIAPLEPEAPPDACEVSFDAVSTIRGELFFFKAGFVWRLRGGRLQPGYPALASRHWQGLPSPVDAAFEDAQGHIWFFQGAQYWVYDGEKPVLGPAPLSELGLLGAPVHAALVWGPEKNKIYFFCGGDYWRFHPSTRRVDSPVPRRVTDWRGVPSEIDAAFQDADGYAYFLRGRLYWKFDPVKVKALEGFPRLVGPDFFGCTEAANTFR, via the exons GACGCCCACCGCCGCCACCCACTGAGGAGGGGGCTGCAGCCCTGGCATGAAGCTCCTCCCAGCAGCCTGGCGCCTGGCCCTGCTGCCCAGGAGGTGACCCGGCCGGCTGGCGGCCCCAGCCCTCCCCGCTGTGGTGTGCCTGACCCGCCTGACGGGCCAAGTGCCCGCAACCGACAAAAGCGCTTCGTGCTGTCGGGAGGGCGCTGGGAGAAGACAGAGCTCACCTACAG gatcCTCCGGTTCCCATGGCAGCTGGTGCGGGAGCAGGTGCGGCAGACGGTGGCAGAGGCCCTACAGGTGTGGAGCGAGGTGACGCCACTCACCTTCACTGAAGTGCACGAGGGCCATGCTGACATCACGATCGACTTCACCAG gtACTGGCATGGGGACAATCTGCCATTTGATGGACCTGGGGGCATCCTGGCCCATGCCTTCTTCCCCAAGACCCACCGAGAAGGGGATGTCCACTTTGACTATGACGAGACCTGGACTATCGGGGACAACCAGG GAACAGACCTCCTTCAGGTGGCAGCCCACGAATTTGGCCACGTGCTTGGGCTGCAGCACACGACGGCTGCTAAGGCCCTTATGTCCCCTTTCTACACCTTCCGCTACCCGCTGAGCCTCAGCCCAGATGACCGCAGGGGCATCCAGCACCTATATGGCCGGCCTcggccagcccccacctccaggcccccGGCCCTGGGCCCGCAGGCTGGGGTGGACACCAACGAGATTGCACCGCTGGAG ccGGAAGCCCCACCAGATGCCTGCGAGGTCTCCTTTGACGCGGTCTCCACCATCCGTGGCGAGCTCTTCTTCTTCAAGGCAGGCTTCGTGTGGCGGCTGCGTGGGGGCCGGCTGCAGCCTGGCTACCCTGCACTGGCCTCTCGCCACTGGCAGGGACTGCCCAGCCCTGTGGACGCAGCCTTCGAGGATGCTCAGGGCCACATCTGGTTCTTCCAAG GTGCTCAGTACTGGGTGTATGACGGCGAGAAGCCAGTCCTGGGTCCCGCACCCCTCTCGGAGCTGGGCCTGCTGGGGGCCCCAGTCCACGCCGCTTTGGTCTGGGGCCCCGAGAAGAACAAGATCTACTTCTTCTGTGGCGGAGACTACTGGCGCTTCCACCCCAGCACGCGCCGTGTGGACAGTCCCGTGCCCCGCCGGGTCACTGACTGGCGAGGGGTGCCGTCTGAGATCGATGCCGCCTTCCAGGATGCTGACG gcTACGCCTACTTCCTGCGTGGCCGCCTCTACTGGAAGTTTGACCCTGTGAAGGTGAAGGCCCTGGAGGGCTTCCCTCGCCTTGTGGGCCCCGACTTCTTCGGCTGTACAGAAGCTGCCAACACTTTCCGCTAA
- the MMP11 gene encoding stromelysin-3 isoform X3 produces MSPEFQVLIGGTAVLRALHRHPACPRISTVGGVIPICQDAHRRHPLRRGLQPWHEAPPSSLAPGPAAQEVTRPAGGPSPPRCGVPDPPDGPSARNRQKRFVLSGGRWEKTELTYRILRFPWQLVREQVRQTVAEALQVWSEVTPLTFTEVHEGHADITIDFTRYWHGDNLPFDGPGGILAHAFFPKTHREGDVHFDYDETWTIGDNQGTDLLQVAAHEFGHVLGLQHTTAAKALMSPFYTFRYPLSLSPDDRRGIQHLYGRPRPAPTSRPPALGPQAGVDTNEIAPLEPEAPPDACEVSFDAVSTIRGELFFFKAGFVWRLRGGRLQPGYPALASRHWQGLPSPVDAAFEDAQGHIWFFQGAQYWVYDGEKPVLGPAPLSELGLLGAPVHAALVWGPEKNKIYFFCGGDYWRFHPSTRRVDSPVPRRVTDWRGVPSEIDAAFQDADGYAYFLRGRLYWKFDPVKVKALEGFPRLVGPDFFGCTEAANTFR; encoded by the exons ATGAGTCCTGAGTTCCAGGTCCTTATTGGGGGCACGGCTGTGCTCAGGGCTTTACACCGTCACCCTGCTTGCCCTCGGATCAGCACTGTGGGAGGTGTCATCCCCATTTGTCAG GACGCCCACCGCCGCCACCCACTGAGGAGGGGGCTGCAGCCCTGGCATGAAGCTCCTCCCAGCAGCCTGGCGCCTGGCCCTGCTGCCCAGGAGGTGACCCGGCCGGCTGGCGGCCCCAGCCCTCCCCGCTGTGGTGTGCCTGACCCGCCTGACGGGCCAAGTGCCCGCAACCGACAAAAGCGCTTCGTGCTGTCGGGAGGGCGCTGGGAGAAGACAGAGCTCACCTACAG gatcCTCCGGTTCCCATGGCAGCTGGTGCGGGAGCAGGTGCGGCAGACGGTGGCAGAGGCCCTACAGGTGTGGAGCGAGGTGACGCCACTCACCTTCACTGAAGTGCACGAGGGCCATGCTGACATCACGATCGACTTCACCAG gtACTGGCATGGGGACAATCTGCCATTTGATGGACCTGGGGGCATCCTGGCCCATGCCTTCTTCCCCAAGACCCACCGAGAAGGGGATGTCCACTTTGACTATGACGAGACCTGGACTATCGGGGACAACCAGG GAACAGACCTCCTTCAGGTGGCAGCCCACGAATTTGGCCACGTGCTTGGGCTGCAGCACACGACGGCTGCTAAGGCCCTTATGTCCCCTTTCTACACCTTCCGCTACCCGCTGAGCCTCAGCCCAGATGACCGCAGGGGCATCCAGCACCTATATGGCCGGCCTcggccagcccccacctccaggcccccGGCCCTGGGCCCGCAGGCTGGGGTGGACACCAACGAGATTGCACCGCTGGAG ccGGAAGCCCCACCAGATGCCTGCGAGGTCTCCTTTGACGCGGTCTCCACCATCCGTGGCGAGCTCTTCTTCTTCAAGGCAGGCTTCGTGTGGCGGCTGCGTGGGGGCCGGCTGCAGCCTGGCTACCCTGCACTGGCCTCTCGCCACTGGCAGGGACTGCCCAGCCCTGTGGACGCAGCCTTCGAGGATGCTCAGGGCCACATCTGGTTCTTCCAAG GTGCTCAGTACTGGGTGTATGACGGCGAGAAGCCAGTCCTGGGTCCCGCACCCCTCTCGGAGCTGGGCCTGCTGGGGGCCCCAGTCCACGCCGCTTTGGTCTGGGGCCCCGAGAAGAACAAGATCTACTTCTTCTGTGGCGGAGACTACTGGCGCTTCCACCCCAGCACGCGCCGTGTGGACAGTCCCGTGCCCCGCCGGGTCACTGACTGGCGAGGGGTGCCGTCTGAGATCGATGCCGCCTTCCAGGATGCTGACG gcTACGCCTACTTCCTGCGTGGCCGCCTCTACTGGAAGTTTGACCCTGTGAAGGTGAAGGCCCTGGAGGGCTTCCCTCGCCTTGTGGGCCCCGACTTCTTCGGCTGTACAGAAGCTGCCAACACTTTCCGCTAA